Proteins encoded by one window of Nitrospirota bacterium:
- a CDS encoding 1-deoxy-D-xylulose-5-phosphate reductoisomerase, with product MKNISILGSTGSIGCSTLDVIAMFPESFNVSALSACENIEKIEAQIRRFKPAMVSLNNRQAAGALKDRCSDLDVEIVSGVEGLIQVSTIPEADIVVSAVSGSAGLIPTLSAIKAGKTIALANKETMVMAGEIVTREAKDRSVRILPVDSEHSAIFQVLECGRREDLHKIILTASGGPFLKTSHDERKKVTVEDALRHPNWNMGAKVTIDSATLMNKGLEVIEARWLFDVSINQIEVLVHQQSIIHSMVEFRDGSVLSQMGIPDMRIPIAYALSYPERLDLVMRRLDLAKTGVLTFEMPDWKEFPCLSYAFDAIRIGGSMTAVLNSSNEVAVRAFLDGRIGFLDIERIVGDTMLKHTVTSVKNIEDVLMADGWAREEAERMVGNIS from the coding sequence TCTGCCTGTGAGAATATCGAAAAAATTGAGGCACAGATTAGACGCTTCAAACCGGCGATGGTCTCTTTAAATAACAGGCAGGCAGCCGGTGCGTTGAAAGACAGGTGCAGTGATCTTGATGTTGAAATAGTATCAGGCGTTGAGGGTCTTATACAGGTTTCCACTATACCTGAAGCCGATATTGTAGTTTCTGCAGTTTCAGGTTCTGCAGGACTTATCCCGACATTATCAGCAATCAAGGCCGGGAAGACTATAGCCCTTGCCAATAAAGAAACAATGGTGATGGCAGGTGAAATCGTTACAAGGGAGGCTAAAGACAGGAGTGTTAGAATATTGCCGGTAGACAGTGAGCACAGTGCCATATTTCAGGTATTGGAATGCGGGAGACGGGAGGATTTACACAAGATCATATTAACTGCTTCAGGGGGACCTTTTCTGAAAACCTCCCATGATGAGAGAAAGAAGGTGACAGTTGAGGATGCCCTGAGACATCCGAACTGGAATATGGGTGCAAAGGTTACAATAGATTCTGCCACTCTGATGAATAAAGGGCTTGAAGTAATTGAGGCGAGGTGGTTGTTTGATGTCTCTATTAACCAGATTGAGGTGCTTGTACATCAGCAGAGTATAATTCATTCTATGGTAGAATTCAGGGATGGGTCTGTCTTATCTCAGATGGGCATACCGGATATGCGTATCCCGATAGCGTATGCATTAAGTTATCCTGAGAGGTTAGACCTTGTAATGCGCCGTCTTGATCTTGCTAAAACAGGCGTGCTGACCTTTGAAATGCCTGATTGGAAGGAATTTCCTTGCCTTTCATATGCATTTGACGCTATCAGAATAGGCGGTTCAATGACAGCAGTGTTGAATTCCTCCAATGAGGTCGCAGTAAGGGCATTCCTCGATGGCCGGATAGGATTCCTTGACATAGAGAGGATCGTTGGTGACACAATGTTAAAACATACTGTAACATCCGTTAAGAATATAGAAGATGTCCTGATGGCTGACGGCTGGGCCCGGGAAGAGGCTGAGCGGATGGTGGGGAACATCAGCTGA
- the rseP gene encoding RIP metalloprotease RseP has protein sequence MYTVIIFTICLGILIFVHEFGHFLMARMKGIRVLKFSLGFGPRIIGKKVGDTEYVLSALPLGGYVKMAGENMDEATMAPDEFPSKSVGARASVVLSGPVMNIIIAFLLMPLVFLIGIKMPAFLEDAPVVAWLEEGSPAQVSGVMVGDRIVKIDNKPMSDWEDVATIISTRPELGLKVEVERASNVHEIILKDNGTARKAGGGYAGMLPDMPPVIGKVNKGFPAEREGLKAGDLIVEINSNPVFNWYQVSSLIRANAGNELTIAVKRGDQRVLAKVTPVKDPAGGHGIIGIMNQQESIVRKYGLLDSIKHGISKALELTVLTVDVLKRLVSMNISIETLGGPIMIAKLTGEAAQSGFSDLIAFLAFLSLQLGILNLLPIPVLDGGWIVFLIIEKIKGSPLSRKTMEVAQTVGFAMLIMLIIIVSYNDILRVFR, from the coding sequence ATGTATACAGTAATAATATTTACAATCTGTCTGGGGATATTGATATTTGTTCATGAGTTTGGCCATTTTCTCATGGCAAGAATGAAAGGCATCAGGGTATTGAAATTTTCCCTTGGTTTTGGTCCCAGGATAATCGGTAAAAAGGTAGGTGATACAGAATATGTTTTGTCCGCGCTACCTCTGGGCGGATATGTGAAGATGGCTGGAGAGAACATGGATGAAGCGACTATGGCGCCTGATGAGTTCCCTTCGAAGAGCGTGGGGGCCCGTGCCTCTGTTGTTCTTTCCGGACCAGTAATGAATATAATAATAGCCTTTTTGTTGATGCCTTTGGTGTTTCTTATTGGTATCAAGATGCCGGCATTTTTAGAGGATGCTCCTGTAGTCGCATGGCTTGAGGAAGGTTCTCCTGCCCAGGTTTCAGGCGTTATGGTGGGTGACCGTATAGTCAAAATTGATAATAAACCCATGTCAGACTGGGAGGATGTGGCGACCATTATATCTACAAGGCCTGAACTTGGATTAAAGGTTGAGGTGGAAAGGGCCAGTAACGTTCATGAGATTATATTAAAAGACAATGGCACTGCCAGGAAGGCCGGGGGGGGGTACGCAGGAATGCTTCCTGATATGCCGCCTGTCATAGGAAAGGTGAACAAAGGATTCCCTGCTGAACGCGAAGGTCTGAAGGCAGGAGACCTTATTGTTGAGATAAATAGTAATCCTGTATTTAACTGGTACCAGGTTTCTTCACTGATCAGGGCTAATGCAGGAAATGAGCTTACTATTGCCGTTAAGAGGGGCGATCAGAGGGTACTTGCTAAGGTTACCCCTGTAAAGGATCCAGCGGGTGGTCACGGTATTATCGGTATAATGAATCAGCAGGAGTCTATAGTCAGGAAATATGGTCTTTTAGACTCCATAAAACATGGTATATCGAAGGCGCTGGAGCTAACTGTGTTGACCGTTGATGTATTGAAGAGGCTGGTTTCAATGAATATCTCTATTGAGACACTTGGCGGGCCTATTATGATAGCAAAACTCACCGGAGAGGCGGCACAATCGGGATTTTCTGACCTTATTGCTTTTCTGGCATTTCTTAGTTTACAGCTCGGCATTCTAAACCTGCTCCCAATCCCGGTACTTGATGGCGGATGGATAGTATTCCTGATAATTGAAAAGATAAAGGGGAGTCCATTGAGCAGAAAGACCATGGAGGTGGCGCAGACAGTCGGTTTTGCTATGCTGATCATGCTGATAATTATTGTTTCATATAATGACATACTAAGAGTATTCAGGTAA